One window of the Oncorhynchus clarkii lewisi isolate Uvic-CL-2024 chromosome 19, UVic_Ocla_1.0, whole genome shotgun sequence genome contains the following:
- the LOC139374552 gene encoding homeobox protein EMX1-like codes for MFSSVSKRCFMIESLVAKENSQTTEDPIRPTALTYSNSTDAFMNGYQSPTGRSLCQNPELVFPESVNHPGLTMNPHQLGGGHLQHPSHFFGTQHRDPLNFYPWDLRNRLFGYRFQGNDVSQESLLLHRPFARKPKRIRTAFSPSQLLRLERAFENNHYIVGAERKQLANSLSLSETQVKVWFQNRRTKYKRQKLEEEGPDCHQKKKGNHHINRWRLITKHGSSEDIDVELD; via the exons ATGTTTTCGTCGGTGAGTAAACGTTGTTTTATGATAGAATCATTGGTGGCCAAAGAAAACTCTCAAACCACGGAAGATCCCATCCGACCGACGGCCCTGACTTATTCAAACTCCACTGACGCTTTCATGAACGGGTACCAGAGTCCCACCGGCAGGTCTCTGTGTCAGAACCCGGAGCTGGTGTTCCCTGAGTCGGTCAACCACCCCGGGCTGACCATGAACCCCCACCAGCTAGGAGGGGGCCACCTACAACACCCTTCACACTTCTTTGGGACGCAACACCGAGACCCTCTCAACTTCTACCCATGGGATTTACGAAACAGGTTATTCGGATACAGATTTCAAG gAAACGATGTTTCCCAAGAAAGCCTGCTACTCCACCGCCCATTCGCCCGAAAACCCAAGCGCATCCGCACCGCCTTCTCCCCGTCGCAGCTCCTGCGGCTTGAGCGGGCGTTCGAGAATAATCATTACATTGTAGGAGCCGAGAGGAAACAGCTGGCCAACAGTCTCagtctgtctgaaacacag GTGAAGGTGTGGTTCCAGAACAGGAGGACTAAATACAAGAGACAGAAGCTGGAGGAGGAGGGGCCTGACTGTCATCAGAAGAAGAAAGGAAACCACCACATCAACAGATGGAGGCTTATCACTAAGCACGGCAGCTCTGAGGACATCGACGTCGAACTGGACTAA